One segment of Setaria viridis chromosome 4, Setaria_viridis_v4.0, whole genome shotgun sequence DNA contains the following:
- the LOC140222629 gene encoding uncharacterized protein has translation MNFDGSVMGLGAGAGVVLISPKGNKLRYAICLHFNTSNNVMEYEALINRLRIAIELGATRLFIRGDSELVVDKVMKESSCKSPLMAVYCQEVRKLEGNFRGIELHHVL, from the coding sequence ATGAACTTCGATGGGTCAGTCATGGGACTAGGTGCGGGGGCTGGAGTGGTCCTGATCTCCCCGAAGGGAAACAAGCTCCGCTACGCAATCTGCCTCCACTTCAATACCTCAAATAACGTCATGGAATATGAAGCCCTCATCAACAGGCTACGTATCGCCATCGAGCTCGGTGCGACGCGGCTTTTCATCCGCGGCGACTCGGAACTAGTGGTCGacaaagtcatgaaggagtcaTCCTGCAAAAGTCCACTCATGGCAGTGTACTGCCAAGAAGTGCGCAAGCTCGAGGGCAATTTTCGAGGAATCGAGCTGCACCATGTCCTGTGA